From candidate division TA06 bacterium, the proteins below share one genomic window:
- a CDS encoding tetratricopeptide repeat protein, with protein MVLEGRYRVLHRLGSGAVGEVYRVLDLSERKELALKLASPHLTKEEKLAFQREFHTLSNLSHPNIVRVHDYGVTSEGRQYFTMELVDGENFDSGFKDDVGLIVSATCEVLRALHFLHSKGLVHCDLKPQNILVCKNSESPGIKLLDFGLAGAADILSSNGVSGTFAYMAPEMARWGKADRRADIYSLGVVVYEELTGKTAFKGEDPITIIRSHMETKLEPVSKTREGIPIELERVISKMVEKEPRRRYQSAAEAIRDLSKLLPDLSCETLPISLGRQLLTSALVGRDAHISRLVSMLEKARKQHPSCCLIVGERGSGKSRLVQELKSQAQLKGALTFTGRCSKASTAPLLPIKSIADQATMRGYQLDTEIEETELTTELDEKTDSSMILARIFDSIALVSRKENRPIVLVIEDINFADEMTLRVVPFIARSLKDESVLLIVTSEPEQPENPSEHHLSREAPFVTTELGPLDKVQTTEMVGQMLGTERPPHQLSDWVYEHAGGNPLLIEESLSGAVSGKAVTNEDGQWLVDTDRLQKVKATQSVTGIVDSWLIRLDEKELELLRKASILGDTFDVDLLQKLAEVRPEELFILLNTLENENILVPSPENSTKLIFSHKWVRDIIYSAIEKERRAGLHERAVRILESDYPDKEEVTDTLAYHASSANLVDESVKYCTLAAKKALKVQALKTALHYYQWALDILPQGSNHQRPVILEAVGDLYRTLGQYDEALNAYNQIISFRSASPRISLKIGQAHIRKGNKEEALAIFKSAIKAIPEDKNTDRVTVLSELALTYLAFDEYDKAEESAHQALRVAEEIEDKRGLSRVYHVLGLIKSSRENFEKAIECNLKSLRMKEELNDAKGMASSHNNLGILYWNKRMYDKAIESYAQSLTIMEKVGDIAGVARAHNNIGLVEMQKGSWDDAAAHLRESLNVFERLNDRSVLGQLYMNMGAVADRQGRWQEALSFVEKGSSMFEQVGQQSNLATCLRDAGTLHLRLGNMEEAESRLKRALTLTERLGDPLAQASVLLDLGYFHREAFHWKKALNCLKRSLEISEARGATERLSIIKSLLAEVYTAKGDLENARKSGEEALQLSVEVDDPAQIANTHLALAQLAVAEGDELVADDQFNRAIQGLSGLGKRYDLGRALLEAGKWKISLWRKSRKNDEFSAACSYLKDAEGIFRDLNAKRDLEHVHEASVDLVEKLSSESLAPSTREDQLKTIYEVSEIINSILNLDELLNRVIDLVIHLLEAERGVLMLVDETTGELKVAAGREIDSTTIEDASQISTSVLNRVANRRKPVMSGNALVDSRFSRSKSVLNHRIKSLLCVPLMIRDRVTGTIYVDSRISPHLFGKEDELFLESLANLIAVAIENSKHHRELHAERDYLRLEVKRKYHFRNLIGATEQMKNLYDLIERVAKSESNILILGETGTGKELVARAIHYSSERANKNFVTVVVSALPEPLLESELFGHKKGSFTGAVSDEKGLFENADGGTIFLDEIGDAPLAVQSKLLRVIEEGETRRVGDTEQRKVDVRVICATNRRLPEEVNKGRFREDLFYRLNVISISIPPLRERKKDIPLLTEHFLKVYRDRTGKRLEGISKEAMSCLLDYDWPGNVRELENCIERAVVMTKSDRIDTEDLYPLFGRETTGLQLKELKHDTEKKRILEALVRTRGNVTRAAKELGIHRQQLQRLMKKHSVAREEFRRASPLA; from the coding sequence GTGGTTTTAGAGGGTAGGTACCGAGTCCTTCACAGACTCGGCTCAGGAGCTGTCGGAGAGGTATATCGGGTTCTTGACCTCTCCGAAAGGAAGGAGTTGGCCCTGAAGCTGGCTTCCCCCCATCTGACCAAGGAGGAGAAGCTCGCCTTTCAAAGGGAGTTCCATACTCTTTCAAACCTATCCCATCCAAACATTGTAAGAGTCCATGACTATGGAGTCACTTCTGAAGGTCGCCAGTACTTCACCATGGAACTCGTTGATGGTGAGAATTTTGACAGTGGTTTCAAAGATGACGTGGGGCTCATCGTTTCTGCGACCTGCGAGGTTCTGAGAGCCCTCCATTTCTTGCACTCCAAAGGGCTGGTCCACTGCGACCTCAAGCCACAGAACATACTTGTCTGCAAGAACTCTGAATCACCCGGTATAAAACTACTTGACTTTGGTCTTGCCGGGGCCGCGGACATCCTCAGCTCCAATGGTGTGAGCGGAACATTCGCCTACATGGCTCCAGAAATGGCCCGATGGGGTAAAGCTGACAGGAGAGCGGACATCTATTCTCTGGGAGTAGTCGTCTACGAAGAACTGACGGGAAAGACCGCGTTCAAAGGAGAGGATCCTATTACTATAATCAGATCCCATATGGAGACGAAACTTGAGCCTGTTTCCAAAACGAGGGAAGGAATCCCCATAGAGCTTGAACGTGTCATATCAAAGATGGTCGAGAAAGAACCAAGACGGCGCTACCAGAGTGCGGCAGAGGCCATACGTGACTTGAGCAAACTCCTCCCCGACCTATCCTGTGAGACTCTTCCTATCTCCCTTGGCAGACAACTTCTGACCAGCGCGCTGGTTGGAAGAGACGCGCACATTTCCAGACTCGTGTCCATGCTGGAAAAGGCAAGAAAACAACATCCATCATGTTGCTTGATTGTGGGCGAAAGAGGAAGCGGGAAGTCCAGACTTGTGCAGGAACTGAAGAGCCAGGCCCAGCTCAAGGGCGCGCTAACGTTCACAGGAAGATGTTCCAAAGCGTCAACTGCCCCCCTCCTCCCCATAAAGTCGATAGCAGACCAGGCGACGATGAGGGGCTACCAGTTGGACACAGAAATAGAAGAGACTGAGCTCACAACCGAATTGGATGAGAAGACAGATTCAAGCATGATTCTTGCCAGGATTTTCGATTCCATAGCTCTAGTATCCAGAAAGGAGAACCGCCCGATCGTCCTGGTAATAGAAGACATCAACTTTGCTGATGAGATGACGCTCAGGGTTGTGCCATTTATAGCCAGAAGCCTGAAGGATGAGAGCGTATTGTTGATCGTGACTTCTGAACCCGAACAGCCTGAAAATCCATCTGAACATCATCTTTCCCGGGAAGCACCGTTCGTAACCACAGAACTGGGGCCCTTAGACAAGGTTCAGACGACTGAAATGGTTGGACAGATGCTGGGAACCGAGCGTCCGCCCCATCAGCTTTCGGACTGGGTCTACGAGCACGCGGGAGGGAACCCGCTCCTGATAGAAGAGAGCCTAAGTGGAGCGGTCTCCGGGAAAGCGGTCACAAATGAGGACGGACAGTGGCTTGTTGACACTGATAGGCTCCAAAAGGTCAAGGCTACTCAATCTGTGACTGGTATAGTTGACAGCTGGCTCATCAGGCTGGACGAGAAAGAGCTTGAGCTATTGAGAAAAGCTTCGATTCTCGGAGACACGTTTGATGTGGACCTGCTTCAAAAGCTCGCCGAAGTCAGACCGGAAGAGCTCTTCATACTTTTGAATACTCTCGAAAACGAAAACATTCTTGTGCCTTCACCAGAGAACTCAACCAAGCTAATATTCTCGCACAAGTGGGTGAGGGACATCATATACAGCGCTATAGAAAAAGAAAGAAGGGCCGGCCTACACGAACGGGCAGTTAGAATTCTTGAATCAGATTATCCGGATAAAGAAGAGGTGACAGATACACTTGCGTACCATGCTTCGAGCGCAAATCTTGTGGATGAGAGCGTGAAATACTGTACTCTGGCTGCAAAAAAAGCGCTTAAGGTCCAGGCTTTGAAAACCGCCCTCCATTACTACCAGTGGGCTCTTGACATCCTCCCACAGGGGTCAAATCATCAAAGACCAGTGATTCTTGAGGCTGTGGGAGACCTGTACAGAACACTGGGACAGTACGATGAGGCTCTCAATGCATATAACCAGATTATCTCCTTCAGGTCCGCCTCACCCAGAATCAGTTTGAAAATCGGCCAGGCTCACATCAGAAAGGGGAACAAAGAGGAGGCCCTGGCTATCTTCAAATCTGCTATCAAGGCAATCCCTGAAGACAAAAACACTGACAGGGTCACTGTTCTCAGCGAACTGGCGCTCACCTACTTAGCATTTGACGAATATGACAAGGCAGAAGAATCAGCGCACCAAGCCCTTCGCGTTGCCGAGGAGATTGAAGACAAGCGTGGGCTCTCCCGTGTTTACCACGTACTTGGTCTCATCAAGTCGAGCAGAGAGAATTTTGAGAAGGCAATAGAATGTAACCTGAAAAGCCTGCGCATGAAAGAGGAACTGAATGATGCTAAAGGGATGGCAAGTTCTCACAATAATCTGGGAATACTCTACTGGAACAAACGGATGTACGATAAGGCCATCGAAAGTTATGCACAAAGCCTCACAATAATGGAAAAGGTGGGTGATATTGCTGGCGTTGCTCGCGCACACAACAACATTGGCCTTGTGGAGATGCAGAAAGGTTCCTGGGATGACGCTGCGGCCCATCTCAGGGAGTCCCTTAATGTTTTTGAGAGACTGAATGACAGGAGCGTGCTTGGCCAGCTGTACATGAACATGGGCGCTGTGGCCGACCGCCAGGGGAGATGGCAAGAAGCATTATCGTTCGTTGAGAAGGGTAGTTCGATGTTCGAGCAGGTGGGACAGCAGTCCAACCTCGCCACATGCCTCAGGGATGCAGGCACTCTCCATCTGAGGCTGGGGAATATGGAAGAGGCTGAGAGCAGGTTGAAGAGGGCTCTGACGTTGACCGAAAGGCTTGGCGATCCTCTTGCACAGGCCTCCGTACTCCTCGACCTCGGTTACTTCCACAGGGAGGCTTTCCATTGGAAGAAGGCCCTGAACTGCCTGAAAAGGAGTCTTGAAATCAGTGAGGCCAGAGGTGCCACCGAGAGGCTGTCTATCATAAAGAGTCTCCTTGCAGAGGTCTACACAGCCAAGGGGGATCTGGAGAATGCTAGGAAATCCGGGGAGGAGGCACTTCAGTTGTCTGTTGAAGTGGACGACCCGGCACAGATTGCAAACACACATCTTGCCCTTGCTCAGTTAGCAGTAGCAGAAGGGGATGAGCTGGTAGCTGATGACCAATTCAACAGAGCGATACAGGGCTTGTCAGGCTTAGGCAAAAGATATGACCTCGGCAGAGCACTCCTTGAAGCGGGAAAATGGAAGATATCCCTCTGGAGAAAAAGCAGAAAGAACGATGAGTTCAGCGCCGCATGTTCCTATCTTAAAGACGCAGAGGGTATATTCAGGGATCTGAATGCAAAAAGAGATCTGGAACATGTGCATGAGGCGAGCGTGGATCTTGTGGAAAAGCTCTCCTCTGAGTCCCTGGCACCCTCAACTCGGGAAGACCAGTTGAAAACCATATACGAGGTAAGTGAGATAATAAACTCAATATTGAATCTCGATGAACTCCTCAACCGAGTGATAGACCTGGTCATCCACCTGCTCGAGGCTGAGAGGGGAGTCCTCATGCTGGTAGATGAGACAACTGGAGAGCTAAAGGTTGCTGCTGGACGAGAGATAGACAGCACGACCATAGAGGATGCCTCGCAGATTTCTACCTCAGTGTTGAACAGAGTCGCGAATAGAAGAAAACCCGTAATGAGTGGCAATGCCCTGGTTGACTCCAGATTCAGCAGATCCAAATCGGTCCTCAACCACAGAATCAAGTCCTTGCTCTGCGTCCCCCTTATGATAAGAGATAGAGTGACTGGTACGATTTACGTAGATAGCCGGATCTCCCCTCACCTGTTTGGGAAAGAGGACGAACTGTTCCTGGAATCCCTGGCAAACCTCATAGCCGTGGCCATCGAAAACTCAAAGCACCACCGAGAGCTGCACGCTGAACGGGACTACTTGAGATTGGAAGTGAAGAGGAAGTACCACTTCAGAAACCTGATTGGCGCCACGGAACAGATGAAGAATCTGTACGACTTGATTGAGAGAGTGGCCAAGTCAGAGTCGAATATTCTCATACTCGGTGAAACAGGCACCGGAAAGGAACTGGTCGCCAGGGCAATACACTACTCCAGTGAAAGAGCGAATAAGAATTTCGTCACTGTTGTGGTAAGCGCCTTGCCGGAACCGCTCCTCGAATCAGAACTCTTCGGTCACAAGAAAGGCAGCTTCACAGGCGCGGTGAGTGACGAAAAGGGCCTCTTTGAAAACGCTGACGGGGGAACAATCTTCCTTGATGAGATTGGCGATGCTCCACTGGCCGTGCAGTCAAAGTTACTTAGAGTGATAGAAGAAGGAGAAACGAGGCGGGTGGGAGATACTGAACAAAGAAAGGTTGACGTGCGAGTCATCTGTGCAACAAATAGAAGGCTCCCAGAAGAAGTGAACAAGGGTAGATTCAGAGAAGATCTCTTCTACAGGCTCAACGTAATATCCATCTCCATTCCCCCGCTGAGAGAACGAAAGAAGGACATTCCTCTGCTTACAGAGCACTTTCTTAAGGTCTACCGAGACAGAACAGGCAAGAGGCTTGAGGGAATTAGCAAGGAGGCGATGAGCTGTCTTTTGGACTACGACTGGCCCGGCAATGTCCGCGAACTCGAGAACTGCATCGAACGTGCAGTGGTGATGACAAAATCTGATAGGATAGACACAGAAGACCTCTACCCCCTCTTTGGCAGGGAAACGACCGGTCTCCAGCTAAAGGAACTGAAGCACGACACGGAAAAGAAGAGGATACTCGAAGCACTTGTCAGAACCCGAGGCAATGTTACAAGAGCAGCGAAGGAACTGGGAATCCACAGGCAGCAGCTTCAAAGGCTGATGAAAAAGCATTCAGTCGCCAGAGAAGAGTTCAGAAGAGCTTCCCCTCTGGCCTAG
- a CDS encoding response regulator → MVDAMDKTIGITDADSKWLTKLRRAFERLGFSVITAENGSDLLVAFRNSALSILIADTQLKDMRGLELISTIRELDSTFPIVVTTSDYSDDLEIACRKLGIVFYARKPLNFEIIRWIVARHLCSPQAKREIVAARNAERN, encoded by the coding sequence ATGGTTGACGCGATGGATAAGACTATAGGAATCACAGATGCCGACTCAAAGTGGCTCACCAAATTGAGAAGGGCATTTGAAAGACTGGGGTTCTCAGTCATTACTGCTGAGAATGGTTCAGACCTTCTCGTCGCATTCAGAAACAGCGCTCTGTCAATACTTATTGCTGATACGCAACTGAAAGACATGAGGGGGTTAGAGCTTATCTCCACGATAAGGGAACTCGATTCTACATTCCCCATCGTTGTCACAACTTCGGACTATTCAGATGACCTGGAGATTGCATGTAGAAAGTTGGGTATAGTCTTCTATGCGCGAAAACCGCTAAACTTCGAAATCATCAGGTGGATAGTTGCAAGACACCTGTGTTCGCCACAAGCCAAGAGGGAAATAGTGGCCGCAAGAAACGCAGAGAGGAATTAG
- a CDS encoding sigma-54-dependent Fis family transcriptional regulator yields the protein MRPRGFAGFPRKTPRLVPNLLRRPGGVVMQKASVLIVDDEPGIRDALEDILKDRYHISKAEDGRAAIKSLERVKYDVVLLDLKMPYITGLDVLKEIRRNRFDPSVIMLTGYATVETAVEAMKLGAYDFLRKPIGMESVKLVVERAIERKSLVDENRYLHKQLEDTFSFSRIIGKSRKMRDLYALLRKIAPTKTTVLIQGESGTGKEVVAKTIHYSSPRKNKRFIAINCGGVPETLLESELFGHTKGAFTGADRTKQGLFEAAEGGTIFLDEINTAPLSTQVKLLRVIEESAFIPVGGIKEITVDVRIMASSNIDLNKELSNGTFRKDLFYRLNVVRIFLPALRERREDIPLLADHFLQKFCREQKKTVRGFTPEVVEWFLRHDWPGNVRELENAIEHAVTLCSDDIIQVGDLPTSITSPTPEAGLSAIKFPFKKAKETFEKEYIVDILKANGGNVAKSARMAQIARQNLHEKIKRYGINAKEYASA from the coding sequence ATGCGGCCAAGGGGTTTCGCAGGGTTCCCCAGAAAAACCCCGCGTCTGGTTCCTAACCTTCTGAGGCGGCCCGGGGGGGTAGTAATGCAAAAGGCTAGCGTTCTGATAGTGGACGATGAGCCGGGCATAAGAGATGCTCTGGAAGACATTCTGAAAGACAGATATCACATTTCAAAGGCGGAAGATGGGAGAGCAGCCATCAAATCCCTCGAGCGCGTTAAGTATGATGTTGTTCTGTTAGACCTGAAAATGCCCTACATCACTGGACTGGATGTACTAAAAGAAATAAGAAGAAACAGGTTTGATCCTTCGGTCATAATGCTGACAGGATATGCCACTGTCGAAACTGCCGTAGAGGCGATGAAACTGGGTGCCTACGACTTTCTCAGAAAGCCCATAGGTATGGAAAGCGTCAAGCTGGTCGTGGAGAGGGCAATTGAAAGAAAGAGTCTGGTGGATGAGAACAGGTATCTGCACAAACAGCTCGAGGACACGTTCTCCTTCAGCCGCATCATTGGGAAAAGCAGGAAGATGCGTGATCTTTACGCACTCTTACGGAAGATTGCTCCAACCAAGACCACAGTTCTCATACAAGGCGAAAGTGGAACAGGAAAGGAAGTAGTTGCGAAGACGATACACTACTCCAGTCCGAGAAAGAATAAGAGATTCATTGCAATAAACTGTGGTGGGGTGCCGGAGACTCTCCTGGAAAGTGAACTATTCGGGCATACCAAGGGTGCATTCACGGGTGCTGATAGAACGAAGCAGGGCCTTTTCGAAGCAGCTGAGGGGGGAACAATATTCCTGGACGAAATAAACACAGCCCCCCTTTCCACTCAGGTAAAACTTCTTCGCGTCATTGAAGAAAGTGCTTTCATACCTGTTGGTGGCATAAAGGAAATCACAGTTGATGTCAGAATAATGGCATCCTCTAACATTGATCTGAACAAAGAGCTATCTAATGGAACCTTCAGGAAGGACCTCTTCTACAGACTTAATGTGGTAAGAATCTTTCTCCCTGCCCTGAGAGAGAGAAGAGAAGACATACCACTCCTGGCGGATCACTTCCTGCAGAAATTCTGCAGAGAGCAGAAGAAGACGGTAAGAGGTTTTACTCCCGAAGTAGTCGAATGGTTCTTGAGGCATGATTGGCCGGGAAATGTAAGAGAGCTTGAAAATGCCATCGAGCATGCGGTGACATTGTGCTCTGACGACATCATACAGGTGGGCGACCTCCCCACATCCATCACATCACCGACTCCTGAGGCAGGACTCTCAGCCATCAAGTTCCCCTTCAAAAAAGCTAAGGAAACCTTTGAGAAAGAGTACATAGTAGATATTCTCAAAGCGAACGGTGGGAACGTTGCCAAGTCAGCGCGCATGGCTCAGATTGCAAGACAGAATTTGCACGAGAAGATAAAAAGGTACGGGATAAACGCAAAGGAGTATGCAAGCGCGTAG
- a CDS encoding sigma-54-dependent Fis family transcriptional regulator produces the protein MGSARVLIVDDEEDVRDALRDGLTPYGHKVETAADGPEALEKIRNSQYDIAIIDLKMPKMDGIELLRSIRSIDDSIEAVMLTAFATVSSAVSALKLGAFDYLTKPTRMEEINHVITNIMEKRSLKEENTFLKKRLDEQKEFGVLVSISPKMREINEIIHRISANDSPIFIEGESGTGKELVARAIHFNSKRAQKAFIPVNCGAIPHHLLESELFGHKKGSFTGAISDNVGLFRAADSGTLFLDEIGEMPGFLQVKLLRVLQDQEIRPVGSTQTIPTDVRLIAATNADVDEALAQKALRNDLYYRLSVVHIKIPPLRERKGDIPILVHHFIKIFNEKYNRRVKSVAPACMETFAYYDWPGNVRELENVVERAFALNCDEVLMPQNLPSKLLQRRSNTRLSKPGAMPTIGEMERQLIEQALSECGGNKGRAADMLGVGRKTIYRKIKKYGISA, from the coding sequence ATGGGGAGCGCAAGGGTACTTATAGTCGACGATGAAGAGGATGTGAGAGACGCTCTGAGGGACGGATTGACCCCATATGGACACAAGGTGGAAACTGCGGCCGATGGCCCTGAAGCACTCGAGAAGATCCGAAATTCCCAGTACGACATTGCCATAATTGACCTGAAGATGCCGAAGATGGACGGGATTGAGCTACTGAGATCAATAAGAAGCATAGATGACAGTATCGAGGCTGTGATGCTAACCGCCTTTGCAACTGTGAGCTCTGCAGTTTCAGCCCTGAAGCTGGGAGCCTTTGACTATCTGACCAAGCCAACACGCATGGAGGAAATAAATCACGTGATCACCAACATAATGGAAAAAAGGAGCTTGAAGGAGGAGAATACATTCCTCAAGAAACGTCTCGATGAACAGAAGGAGTTCGGCGTCCTGGTGAGCATATCCCCAAAGATGCGTGAAATAAACGAAATAATCCACAGAATATCCGCAAACGACAGTCCTATTTTTATTGAAGGTGAGAGTGGAACAGGCAAGGAACTGGTGGCCAGAGCAATTCACTTCAACAGCAAGAGAGCGCAAAAGGCGTTCATACCGGTCAACTGCGGTGCAATCCCCCACCACCTTCTGGAGAGTGAACTGTTTGGTCACAAGAAAGGATCTTTCACCGGAGCAATAAGCGATAACGTCGGCCTCTTCAGGGCTGCCGACAGTGGAACCTTGTTCTTGGACGAAATTGGTGAGATGCCCGGTTTCCTCCAGGTGAAGCTTCTACGCGTATTGCAGGACCAAGAGATCAGGCCAGTAGGAAGTACCCAGACTATTCCCACAGATGTGAGGCTGATCGCCGCGACCAACGCCGACGTTGACGAAGCGCTGGCACAAAAGGCCCTGAGAAATGACCTCTACTACAGACTGAGTGTTGTACACATAAAGATACCTCCCCTGCGCGAAAGAAAAGGCGACATACCCATACTGGTGCACCATTTCATCAAGATTTTTAACGAAAAATACAACAGAAGGGTCAAGTCTGTAGCTCCCGCCTGCATGGAAACATTCGCATACTACGATTGGCCGGGCAATGTCCGAGAACTGGAAAATGTCGTGGAAAGAGCCTTCGCCCTCAACTGTGACGAGGTCCTGATGCCACAAAACCTTCCATCAAAGCTTCTGCAACGCAGATCCAACACGAGGCTCTCCAAGCCTGGTGCCATGCCTACTATTGGAGAGATGGAGAGGCAGCTCATAGAACAGGCCCTGAGTGAGTGCGGAGGAAACAAGGGCAGGGCTGCTGACATGCTCGGCGTGGGCAGAAAGACCATTTACAGAAAGATAAAAAAGTACGGCATCTCAGCATAG
- a CDS encoding sensor histidine kinase, with protein MAASESKTGHLKTTFRIPHVIVEHLTSGSVPPLDAALLFFDKDNLGVPSLMAESYRPPFLEHKKELAKLEPGRIRTTLKLSAEPSQAVSLTAGELNCLLPKGSKVPESCNVVLFPVGKTNMQKGMVLGIKEGFLGSDERSKLQEFISVFGEAFIAKLDYDRMQQKSEEAESLISVTNAINSTMDPQQMFELVIKKAVELIPDVDGAAIVTFDAAGKSITLRAGYGYYKKLIEEQTKDFDISERVIECGSPFLISPSVEETESAVSHSGIKSAICVPISRNNRKIGAILLESNKKEDSFSEDNLPLLRAFADGVGLAISKAQSHHMLKQKYSRLEENTLTMAVAYPQLLQSEKLATVGELAGSIAHEINNPLMTIMARTDILLSKIDPRDPIYNSIDVIDKQVERISKLVQGILEFARMSRSEFKPQSITQIIGESILLTENHLKNHNVVLERSLKNDLPRVLADKNRLQQVFLNLITNAAQAMSEGGTLTVSTGSSVDRLGDERVLVSFKDTGCGIKMEELGKIFDSFYTTKETGTGLGLAISKRIVDEHGGSISVESAAGVGTTVTVMLPPMQDESKQEI; from the coding sequence GTGGCCGCATCAGAAAGTAAGACGGGACATCTGAAGACCACATTTCGCATTCCTCACGTAATCGTCGAACATCTGACCAGTGGTAGCGTACCTCCTCTGGATGCTGCCCTTCTCTTTTTTGACAAGGACAACCTCGGTGTACCCAGTCTCATGGCAGAGTCCTACCGTCCCCCCTTCCTGGAACACAAGAAGGAACTTGCCAAGTTGGAACCAGGTCGGATAAGGACAACTCTCAAGCTTTCTGCAGAACCCAGCCAGGCCGTTTCACTGACGGCAGGTGAGCTGAACTGCCTGCTTCCTAAGGGTTCAAAGGTACCAGAGTCCTGCAATGTAGTCTTGTTCCCAGTTGGCAAAACGAACATGCAGAAAGGGATGGTGCTCGGGATCAAGGAAGGCTTTCTCGGAAGCGACGAAAGATCCAAGCTTCAGGAGTTCATTTCAGTGTTTGGCGAAGCGTTCATTGCAAAACTCGACTACGATAGAATGCAGCAGAAGTCCGAAGAGGCAGAAAGCCTCATATCCGTAACAAACGCTATCAACTCTACCATGGATCCTCAGCAGATGTTTGAGCTCGTTATTAAGAAAGCGGTCGAATTGATACCAGACGTTGATGGAGCCGCAATCGTGACTTTTGACGCAGCCGGCAAGAGCATCACGCTTAGAGCGGGATATGGTTACTATAAGAAATTGATTGAGGAACAAACGAAAGACTTTGACATATCTGAACGGGTCATTGAATGTGGATCGCCATTCTTGATCTCTCCCAGTGTCGAGGAGACAGAATCCGCAGTTTCCCATTCTGGAATCAAATCTGCCATATGTGTGCCAATCAGCAGGAACAACAGAAAAATTGGGGCCATACTTCTAGAAAGCAACAAGAAGGAGGATTCTTTCAGCGAGGATAACTTGCCACTACTCAGGGCCTTCGCTGACGGAGTAGGACTGGCTATTTCCAAGGCTCAGTCCCATCACATGTTGAAACAAAAGTACTCAAGGCTGGAGGAAAACACACTGACCATGGCTGTGGCCTACCCACAGTTGCTCCAGTCTGAGAAGCTTGCCACGGTGGGCGAGTTGGCTGGGTCCATTGCACACGAAATAAACAATCCCCTGATGACCATAATGGCCAGAACAGACATTCTATTGAGCAAGATAGACCCCCGCGATCCGATATACAACTCCATCGATGTTATTGACAAACAGGTGGAAAGAATATCAAAGCTAGTACAGGGGATACTCGAGTTTGCTCGCATGTCCAGATCAGAGTTCAAGCCTCAAAGCATAACCCAAATTATAGGGGAGTCCATCCTGTTGACAGAAAACCACCTCAAGAACCACAACGTAGTACTTGAAAGGTCGCTGAAGAACGATCTACCGCGTGTACTTGCAGACAAAAACAGACTACAGCAGGTTTTTCTGAATCTGATAACAAACGCCGCACAGGCCATGAGCGAGGGGGGAACCCTGACAGTCTCCACTGGATCGAGTGTGGACAGGTTGGGCGATGAACGAGTTCTGGTATCTTTCAAAGACACAGGGTGCGGAATAAAGATGGAAGAGCTGGGCAAGATATTCGACTCGTTCTACACCACCAAAGAAACGGGAACTGGTCTGGGCCTGGCAATATCAAAAAGGATCGTAGACGAGCACGGAGGAAGCATCTCGGTAGAGAGTGCGGCAGGAGTAGGCACAACTGTGACGGTCATGCTACCCCCGATGCAGGACGAGTCCAAACAAGAGATCTAG